Below is a window of Pseudomonas monteilii DNA.
CCAGCACCGACCATCGTCCAGCCCGGCTGGTAGTAGTGCGAGGTTGCCGGATCCACGATGCAGACCCGCACGCTCTTCCTGCGCTTGAGCAGGCTGGCGCAGGCCGCGATCCCCGCAGCGCCGGCCCCGATGATGACCACATCGTAGTGACGCGCCTGCGGCGTCGGGTCATCCTGCCGCCGAGGGTCGCCCTGGAAGTCATTGTCTAAAGGACTACGGTGCATGCTATCTCCTGCCAGGTGAGCCTCGGGGCGATACGCGCTCGATCGCCAGGCGCCTGCCTCAAAATTGATCGATCGGGATTTTCAGGTAACGGATGCCGTTCGATTCCGGCGCGGGCAGATGCCCGGCCTGCAGGTTCACTTGCAGGGAAGGCAGCATCAGCCTGGGAATGGTCAAGGTCGCATCACGCGCGTCGCGCATGGCCACGAACTCCGCTTCACCGACGCCCGGTCGCACATGGACGTTGTCAGCACGCTGGGCGCCGATCGTGGTCTCCCAGGCGTAATGGTCTCTGCCAGGCGCTTTGTAGTCATGGCAGAGGAAGACTCTCGTCCGTGCGGGCAAGGACAGGAGCCGGTGAATGGAGCGGTACAGCTGGGCACTGTCTCCGCCAGGGAAGTCGCAGCGGGCCGTTCCATAGTCGGGCATGAACAACGTATCGCCCGGAAAGACCGCATCCCCTATCACGTACGCCACACAGGCGGGGGTGTGACCCGGCACATGAAGCGCGCATGCGTGAAGGGCACCGATTCGAAACGGGTCCCCGTCGTGGAACGACCGATCGAATCGCCGCGCCCCGTCATCGTTGAAGACACCTCCCATCGTGGTCTGAACCTCGGCGATCCTTGCGCCGATGG
It encodes the following:
- a CDS encoding MBL fold metallo-hydrolase, producing the protein MSRPSDIALADAITIVECARPGGPLSPEVTSFFDQATFTVTHVVKDPESDSCAIIDSVLDFDLCRGRVSEQSVQAVIDFVRQQGLKVQWLLETHVHADHLSAAQLLQARVGGTVAIGARIAEVQTTMGGVFNDDGARRFDRSFHDGDPFRIGALHACALHVPGHTPACVAYVIGDAVFPGDTLFMPDYGTARCDFPGGDSAQLYRSIHRLLSLPARTRVFLCHDYKAPGRDHYAWETTIGAQRADNVHVRPGVGEAEFVAMRDARDATLTIPRLMLPSLQVNLQAGHLPAPESNGIRYLKIPIDQF